The following coding sequences are from one Leishmania braziliensis MHOM/BR/75/M2904 complete genome, chromosome 36 window:
- a CDS encoding putative ABC1 protein — MRGSRSCRDAPLCNLARGLQRIAAAMLVSTGVADAGSGAGGASSTSWAANSGSGSVDSAVAQHHTTSSLTLPVSVAEDLSKPVKPKDMRYKHVPSSRVGRAAGFASLFMQLGWEKMTGGTPDRGLLSERGHQHIVNTLCRMRGAVLKLGQMLSIQDENTIPPHVTALFERVRDQAFAMPPAQLDHTLAKEFNNANWRRDLFDTFDNTPVAAASIGQVHCATLRPGAAGTDPTKPPVEVAVKVQYPGVAQSIDSDVANLKMLMSLGVLPPGMFVEKILQELRNELSAECRYTLEAAKQMRYRSLVAADPTLSGLFYVPKVYEAITTDQVLVSEYVHGVTIDQLGKRSDVPQELRNYIAESFMELTLKELFVWRFMQTDPNFSNFLYNAKNKRVYLLDFGASREYSSEFLEDYLDVVTAAATEDRERIIAKSITLGFLTGQEAQEMLDAHCASVLLLGKPFQDRARPFDFAAENLPSLIQTKVPTMVKLRLRPPPPPVYSLHRRLSGTILLATKFKATIHSGGLFWGIHDQLRN; from the coding sequence ATGCGTGGTTCTCGGTCATGTCGCGATGCACCGCTGTGCAACTTGGCTCGCGGGTTGCAGCGCATTGCGGCGGCGATGCTCGTGAGCACTGGGGTAGCAGACgctggcagtggcgctggtggcgcatCCTCTACATCATGGGCAGCAAACTCAGGGAGTGGGTCAGTGGACTCTGCagttgcgcagcaccacacaaCTTCCTCTTTGACGCTGCCCGTGAGTGTGGCAGAGGATTTGTCGAAGCCAGTGAAGCCCAAGGATATGCGGTACAAGCATGTCCCCTCTTCGCGTGTTGGTCGCGCGGCGGGCTTTGCCTCGCTCTTCATGCAACTTGGCTGGGAGAAGATGACTGGAGGCACCCCCGATAGAGGGCTGCTCTCTGAGCGCGGTCATCAGCACATCGTCAACACTCTGTGTCGTATGCGGGGTGCCGTGTTGAAGCTGGGGCAGATGCTCAGTATCCAGGACGAGAACACGATTCCACCTCATGTCACGGCCCTTTTTGAGCGAGTGCGCGACCAGGCGTTTGCGatgccgccagcgcagcttGACCACACACTCGCGAAGGAGTTCAACAATGCGAACTGGCGCAGAGACCTGTTTGACACCTTTGACAATACCCCCGTGGCTGCGGCGAGCATTGGCCAAGTGCATTGTGCTACCTTGAGgcctggcgcagcaggcacTGACCCAACAAAGCCTCCTGTAGAGGTTGCGGTCAAGGTCCAGTACCCTGGCGTGGCGCAGAGCATCGACTCCGATGTGGCAAACTTGAAGATGCTCATGTCTCTCGGTGTACTGCCGCCAGGGATGTTTGTGGAGAAGATCCTGCAAGAACTCCGCAACGAGCTTAGCGCCGAGTGTCGGTATACCCTGGAGGCAGCGAAGCAGATGAGGTACCGCAGCCTGGTCGCCGCTGACCCGACCCTTTCTGGCCTCTTCTATGTCCCCAAAGTCTACGAAGCAATCACCACTGATCAGGTGCTCGTCAGCGAGTACGTGCACGGCGTCACGATCGACCAGCTCGGCAAGCGGTCTGACGTTCCGCAAGAGCTGCGTAACTACATTGCCGAGAGCTTCATGGAGCTGACACTAAAAGAGCTGTTCGTGTGGCGGTTCATGCAGACGGATCCGAACTTCTCCAATTTTCTGTACAACGCGAAGAACAAGCGAGTGTATCTGCTGGACTTCGGCGCATCGCGCGAGTACTCGAGCGAGTTCTTGGAGGACTACCTCGACGTCGTAACAGCGGCCGCCACGGAGGATCGCGAGCGGATCATCGCGAAGAGCATTACGCTGGGCTTTCTCACCGGTCAAGAGGCGCAGGAGATGCTTGACGCGCACTGCGCCAGTGTGCTGCTACTGGGGAAGCCCTTCCAGGATCGGGCCCGCCCGTTCGACTTTGCTGCCGAGAACTTGCCGTCTCTCATTCAGACAAAGGTGCCGACTATGGTAAAACTTCGCCTgcgcccaccaccgccgccagtgTACTCGCTGCACCGGCGCCTCAGCGGCACCATCCTCCTCGCGACTAAGTTCAAAGCGACAATACACAGTGGAGGACTCTTCTGGGGCATCCACGACCAACTGCGGAACTGA
- a CDS encoding putative chaperone protein DNAj has translation MGAVKFQLYKTLGVSMKSTVEDVTRAYRRLALKYHPDRNPDGVEAFKEISNAYAVLSDPERRAMYDLTGVVSDSADALQGLSDEAARQQRSAELADQVHNFFSTYAGSEEEREDVILGYEKCKGDFNKMVRQYLLFDNGIESEVQRLYRLVSGLIKRGKLSSTPAWESTSTPKSLLRLEKSMRRERLEAEEVLKEMAGSGSGASAVEEGDLSALQVMIRQRQQSSYESMLSHLESKYTTKKSGARQSSKHARETAPTASADERAAKKHRKASHHP, from the coding sequence ATGGGCGCTGTCAAGTTTCAGCTCTACAAGACACTCGGTGTCTCCATGAAGAGCACCGTCGAGGATGTCACACGCGCATATCGTCGTCTCGCACTGAAGTATCACCCTGACCGTAACCCGGATGGCGTGGAGGCGTTCAAGGAAATCTCGAACGCATATGCAGTGCTGTCTGACCCAGAGCGACGTGCGATGTACGACTTGACAGGCGTTGTCTCGGATTCCGCAGACGCGTTACAGGGCTTGTCTGATGAGGCGGctcgtcagcagcgctccgcAGAGCTAGCGGACCAGGTGCACAACTTCTTTTCCACTTACGCTGGATCTGAGGAAGAGCGGGAAGACGTGATTCTCGGCTACGAAAAATGCAAGGGCGACTTCAACAAGATGGTCCGGCAGTATCTTCTCTTTGACAACGGCATCGAGTCGGAAGTGCAGCGGCTGTATCGCCTTGTGTCGGGTCTGATCAAGAGAGGAAAGCTTTCGTCGACGCCGGCGTGGGAGTCGACGAGTACTCCGAAGAGCCTCCTCAGGCTGGAGAAATCCATGCGGCGTGAGCGcctggaggcggaggaggtgttgAAGGAGATGGCCGGCAGTGGCTCTGGTGCCTCAGCCGTCGAAGAGGGCGACCTTAGCGCCCTTCAAGTTATGATtcgacagcgacagcagtcTTCGTACGAGTCGATGCTGAGCCACCTTGAGAGCAAGTACACGACAAAGAAGAGCGGTGCACGACAATCGAGCAAGCATGCACGCGAGACGGCACCGACTGCTTCTGCAGACGAACGTGCTGCCAAGAAGCACCGGAAGGCCTCTCACCATCCCTAG
- a CDS encoding elongation factor-2 kinase-like protein gives MAFPTAKAAAVPSLKAWSPPMSTNEIPEHLPTDEPNVLVPVHKYVYDVKACAWKGVDTMVRVLHPNRGVSQGTMRVCFALEELDETGFCSHMVAKMFRHNISHVVESDYFNEGEAQCICGILAEKFNKVQVPKNFQRHVLSFLQCETVRIKPTEMPAAYQHKRLGFFSYRTTDSGDLLFTMEPRLEGNFTKYTSNFGGVYKGFEKRLSAEEEKKRHRILMAVEAFSHFTLVESGGSMLVCDLQGVNDFLTDPQIHTEDGKGLGMGNMGQEGIDKWIEAHVCNEVCRAMQLKPLSKTLKNFPRTTENESRGSYYQVLRTMVRSQIPVQHEDIIPLSKPLSEMSDEEQLEYAMQLSALLSE, from the coding sequence ATGGCGTTCCCAACGgcgaaggcagcagcggtgccttCTCTGAAGGCGTGGTCACCGCCAATGAGCACAAACGAGATTCCCGAGCACTTGCCCACGGACGAGCCGAATGTGCTGGTGCCGGTGCACAAGTACGTTTACGATGTgaaggcgtgtgcgtggaaGGGGGTGGACACGATGGTGCGCGTGTTGCACCCGAACCGTGGCGTCAGTCAGGGGACAATGCGAGTGTGCTTTGCGTTAGAGGAGTTGGACGAGACCGGGTTCTGCTCCCACATGGTGGCGAAGATGTTTCGCCACAATATTTCACACGTCGTCGAGAGCGACTACTTCAACGAAGGTGAAGCGCAGTGCATCTGCGGTATTTTAGCAGAGAAATTCAACAAGGTGCAGGTGCCGAAGAACTTTCAGCGGCACGTCCTCTCGTTCCTGCAGTGCGAGACGGTGCGTATCAAACCGACTGAGATGCCAGCGGCATACCAGCACAAGCGGTTGGGCTTTTTCTCATACCGCACCACCGACTCTGGCGACCTACTCTTCACGATGGAGCCGCGCCTCGAGGGGAACTTCACCAAGTATACAAGCAACTTCGGCGGCGTGTACAAGGGTTTTGAAAAGCGACTGagtgcggaggaggagaagaagcggcaCCGCATCCTCATGGCGGTAGAGGCCTTCTCGCACTTTACCCTGGTGGAGAGCGGGGGCTCAATGCTCGTGTGCGATCTGCAGGGTGTTAATGACTTCCTGACTGACCCGCAGATTCACACAGAGGATGGCAAGGGACTCGGGATGGGCAACATGGGGCAGGAGGGGATCGACAAGTGGATAGAGGCCCATGTGTGCAACGAGGTGTGCAGGGCGATGCAGCTCAAGCCTCTTTCGAAGACCCTGAAAAATTTCCCGCGAACGACGGAGAATGAGAGTCGCGGAAGCTACTATCAGGTTTTGCGAACCATGGTGCGTAGTCAGATCCCAGTGCAGCACGAAGACATAATCCCGTTGTCAAAACCGCTGTCTGAGATGTCTGATGAGGAGCAGCTTGAGTACGCCATGCAGCTCTCAGCACTCTTGTCGGAGTGA
- the AAT14 gene encoding putative amino acid transporter — MQPFAARYSLHVNDVCASRRQSFAGRISHRVASRLSFVGTPVETRFGTVTGTIINTLCSVIGAGVLSLPLALYFSSIVVGLMILLLFSASAAFSVYCLVVGCDATGRYSLPEVMAFTLYPPQLWEEYLCSRGATDQSSREEDAPRLAKHQCDAVCVSSGIFSSRRNKESGVTGSPHTGATAGTGTRQSRGPGENMANKEGEGDTSQYRHHPRRQDDQPYSGTSDLHGSTDRESNTPFPIPPMSTYAGLRDAYAREEWRRRHRRRLITTLMELMVFCSNYGTLVVYSKVIADSMPPVVSYFTPTDGVLVSKYFWLIAGGIVFFVLSCAHNMEELKWSSLLGFLSIFYIVVLILYRYHTQQRYDYPHVDPRRYGQVRWFHFSFSVLRTISTFGMALSYHYNVPYLYKELQDRRPNRMMQSLLVAFPIIIVCYAVTGIFGYLTFGDQVAAPKVGGNIVSNYPKDDLFMNIGRLGLFAHFACVFPVLSICTRRGLHRLTMIALTWTDQSILMKEAARASGAQLTETEQDAGGITARLSSASATLASANDDDREDDTHVYGHAPGETSPLLQSHGTSTPGYEVFARSSPLHLAALEQHSNPELASSSNTNTAAAGGLWDHLRTSANSAGQPQGTHPTPELPGTVDVDRDVGSPDQTTLLAIVVEAAFLVCTSVLIAATVSGIDFVIQLIGTLFSVFNVMVAPGMVGWCVFSPRGPFGSASAAAAAYRNNSRRLSDAPLSGVSSRFRLIRLKRFMCLMNAVCGLCMTSIGIAMLVYDTF, encoded by the coding sequence ATGCAGCCATTTGCAGCTCGCTACTCGCTGCACGTGAACGACGTTTGCGCGTCGAGGCGGCAGTCGTTCGCTGGTCGCATCAGCCACCGTGTCGCCTCCCGTCTCTCGTTTGTCGGTACTCCTGTGGAGACGCGCTTTGGCACCGTCACAGGCACCATCATCAACACCCTATGCAGCGTTATTGGCGCTGgcgtgctgtcgctgccgctggcgcttTACTTCTCTTCCATTGTAGTGGGGCTCATGATCCTACTTTTGTTCTCAGCCTCCGCGGCATTCAGCGTGTACTGCCTCGTCGTGGGTTGCGATGCTACCGGACGCTACTCCCTACCGGAGGTCATGGCGTTTACCCTCTACCCACCACAGCTGTGGGAGGAATACCTGTGCAGTCGAGGAGCCACCGATCAGTCGTCACGAGAAGAAGATGCACCGCGTCTGGCAAAGCACCAGTGCGACGCGGTATGCGTTTCTTCTGGGATTttcagcagcaggagaaacaaagagagtGGCGTAACGGGCTCACCACACACTGGGGCGACGGCAGGCACAGGTACAAGGCAGAGCAGAGGTCCAGGGGAGAACATGGCGAACAAGGAAGGTGAGGGTGACACCTCTCAGTATCGACACCACCCTCGGCGGCAAGACGACCAACCATACTCAGGGACCTCAGATTTGCACGGAAGCACGGATCGTGAGTCCAACACCCCTTTCCCCATCCCACCCATGAGCACCTACGCCGGGCTGCGTGACGCATACGCGCGAGAAGAGTGGCGTCGCcgacatcgccgccgcctcatAACCACACTCATGGAGCTCATGGTGTTCTGCAGCAACTACGGGACCCTAGTGGTTTACTCAAAAGTTATCGCCGATTCGATGCCCCCAGTTGTGTCCTACTTCACGCCCACGGACGGTGTGCTGGTGTCCAAATACTTCTGGCTCATTGCCGGTGGCATCGTCTTTTTCGTGCTGAGCTGCGCACACAAcatggaggagctgaagtGGTCCTCACTGCTAGGCTTCCTGTCCATCTTCTACATTGTTGTCCTTATTCTCTACCGCTACCACACCCAGCAGCGGTACGACTATCCACACGTCGACCCGCGCAGGTACGGCCAGGTGCGCTGGTTCCACTTCTCATTCAGCGTGCTGCGGACGATCTCGACGTTCGGGATGGCGCTCAGTTACCACTACAACGTGCCTTACCTCTACAAGGAACTGCAGGACCGTCGTCCTAACCGCATGATGCAGTCCCTCTTGGTTGCCTTTCCCATCATTATCGTCTGCTATGCTGTCACGGGCATCTTTGGCTACTTGACCTTCGGCGACCAGGTAGCAGCACCGAAGGTGGGTGGCAACATTGTCTCCAACTATCCAAAGGACGACCTCTTCATGAACATCGGTCGCCTTGGCCTCTTTGCCCACTTTGCATGCGTATTTCCAGTTCTGTCAATCTGCACGCGTCGAGGATTGCATCGGCTCACCATGATTGCCTTGACGTGGACAGATCAGTCGATCTTGATGAAGGAAGCTGCCAGAGCATCTGGAGCACAGCTGACGGAGACAGAGCAAGACGCAGGAGGGATCACTGCAAGATTGTCTTCCGCGTCCGCGACGTTGGCCTCCGcgaacgacgacgacagagAGGACGACACTCACGTATATGGCCACGCGCCTGGCGAAACTtccccgctgctgcagagtcACGGCACTTCCACGCCCGGCTACGAAGTGTTTGCGAGGAGCTCTccgctccacctcgccgcTCTTGAGCAACACAGCAACCCTGAATTAGCGTCCTCTTCAAACACAaacacagctgcagctggtggGCTGTGGGACCACTTGCGCACAAGCGCCAATAGCGCAGGGCAGCCGCAAGGCACACACCCCACGCCGGAGCTGCCGGGAACCGTCGACGTGGACCGCGACGTCGGATCACCGGATCAGACTACACTGCTCGCCATCGTGGTAGAAGCTGCCTTCCTCGTCTGCACATCGGTACTGATCGCCGCGACAGTGTCGGGCATTGACTTCGTGATTCAACTGATCGGAACACTGTTTAGTGTGTTTAATGTGATGGTTGCTCCTGGGATGGTGGGGTGGTGCGTCTTCTCGCCGCGGGGCCCGTTTGGCTCCGCATCagctgccgcggccgcgtACAGAAACAACAGCAGAAGGTTGTCTGACGCTCCCCTAAGTGGCGTATCCTCACGTTTCCGGCTGATTCGACTAAAGCGGTTCATGTGCCTTATGAATGCCGTATGCGGACTGTGCATGACGAGCATCGGCATTGCGATGCTCGTGTACGACACATTCTGA
- a CDS encoding putative 60S ribosomal protein L18, whose protein sequence is MGVDLTGISKKSRVVRHHTYSTNPYIKLLIKLYKFLAKRTSSGFNKVVYQRLIKSRSNRAPLSLSRIAVVMKRKAVFTAKCKKAPIAVVVGDVLDDVRMARIPAMRVCALRFSKNARQSIVAAGGECLTFDQLAMIAPTGKNTYLMRGRKSGRESVRHFGASGVPGSHSKPYATNRGKETKRGRRPGQSYKRKAFRHV, encoded by the coding sequence ATGGGTGTGGATCTGACTGGCATCTCCAAGAAGAGTCGTGTGGTTCGCCACCACACATACTCAACGAACCCCTACATCAAGCTGCTGATCAAGCTGTACAAGTTCCTCGCAAAGCGCACAAGCTCTGGCTTCAACAAGGTTGTGTACCAGCGCCTGATCAAGAGCCGTAGCAACCgagcccccctctcgctgAGTCGTATTGCCGTCGTCATGAAGCGCAAGGCTGTCTTCACCGCAAAGTGCAAGAAGGCCCCGATTGCCGTCGTGGTCGGCGATGTGCTGGATGATGTGCGCATGGCCCGTATCCCCGCGATGCGCGTCTGCGCCCTGCGCTTTTCCAAGAACGCGCGCCAGagcatcgtcgccgccggtggTGAGTGCCTCACCTTCGACCAGCTCGCCATGATTGCTCCGACTGGCAAGAACACGTACCTCATGCGTGGCCGCAAGTCTGGCCGTGAGTCGGTGCGCCACTTCGGCGCCTCTGGCGTGCCCGGCAGCCACTCGAAGCCGTACGCGACCAACCGTGGCAAGGAGACGaagcgcggccgccgcccgGGTCAGTCGTACAAGCGCAAGGCCTTCCGTCACGTCTAA
- a CDS encoding putative 60S ribosomal protein L22 has product MVAVRAKVGSRSYVRQKQLVKGKKVFKIDCSIPAADGIFSEDVLGNFEQFFHDNTKLNGRKGKLSDKVRLSMNDNVLTITTTMAYRKKYFKYLTKKFLKKKDLRDWIRILATGKGTYQLKYFNIQDQEE; this is encoded by the coding sequence ATGGTTGCTGTTCGCGCGAAGGTTGGCTCCCGCAGCTACGTCCGCCAGAAGCAGCTGGTCAAGGGCAAAAAAGTGTTCAAGATCGACTGCAGCATTCCGGCCGCCGACGGCATCTTCAGCGAGGATGTGCTTGGCAACTTCGAGCAGTTCTTCCACGACAACACGAAGCTGAACGGCCGCAAGGGCAAGCTGTCTGACAAGGTCCGCCTGTCGATGAACGACAACGTGCtgaccatcaccaccacgaTGGCGTACCGCAAGAAGTACTTCAAGTACCTCACCAAGAAGTTCCTCAAGAAGAAGGACCTGCGCGACTGGATCCGCATCCTCGCCACCGGCAAAGGGACGTACCAGCTGAAGTACTTCAATATTCAGGACCAGGAGGAATAA
- a CDS encoding putative mitochondrial intermediate peptidase has product MLRRLVPCAARLHSRGCGAAGVCGNAQYASAANASAAMSVSPSTKLFDGTVPDIPNLNFLSTPDNLLKTVDATVEVCDTLLKAIPKATTPQAKHDLIDSTSNVLCLLLDPCEFVRQIHPDENYKRGASLAFQRGYEYMCEVNSRRDLYDVIKELDSPEGRKGLTAESIKNVVQLRRDMENNGIHLPDAQRAKVTEMNIEKEELAMRFLTEQGSSNPFSSLRYLLQCRYELAQLLGFESYAEQQLRGTMLENQQNVWHFLCSIASKYRSQAEAEAEIIRKHVGEVRNRVNITDEFRARVAASIRRDAEPENALEYFSVANCVRGIQCLCSEVFGVKLEEVPLNPEEIINDSAKKFHVYDEHKKFLGVIVLDMYMNEMKYCQAGHLTLQLGCVPHQEALATVGLRLPKRQYPVVVLTANVGALKPVQRRPDGTYDDESTLMQPNEVTTVFHEFGHAMHTIFGQTQVQNLAGTRSSIDYVETFSQLFEQFLSSHEFLKLWAHRINTREPISFDIVQKRNNAANMFKHLDMLDQVVLSAVDQALHGPQPLTVYFPHGDQGHVGKRTLGDLGDYGRGGFNMARALIQVAKPLSVAEPTEAGVLGTLSFEHLSGYPAGYYGYLYSLSVARRIWTKKFERDPLNRDAGRELVEKVMCHGAACDPRETIEHYLGDILTDIDIWA; this is encoded by the coding sequence ATGCTTCGTCGACTTGTACCCTGCGCAGCACGGCTGCACTCGAGGGGCTGTGGTGCCGCTGGTGTCTGTGGCAATGCCCAGTATGCTTCCGCGGCGAACGCATCGGCAGCGATGTCTGTCAGCCCCTCCACAAAGCTGTTCGACGGCACCGTTCCCGATATTCCAAATCTGAACTTCCTTTCCACTCCGGACAATCTGCTGAAGACCGTGGATGCTACGGTGGAGGTATGTGACACGTTGCTGAAGGCGATTCCAAAGGCAACGACGCCGCAGGCCAAGCATGACCTGATCGACTCTACCAGCAATGTGctctgcctgctgctggatCCCTGCGAGTTTGTGCGTCAAATTCACCCAGATGAGAACTACAAGCGGGGCGCCTCCCTCGCCTTCCAGAGGGGGTACGAGTACATGTGCGAGGTGAACTCTCGGCGTGACTTGTACGACGTCATTAAGGAACTAGATAGCCCGGAAGGCCGCAAAGGTCTGACGGCGGAGTCCATCAAGAACGTTGTGCAGCTGAGGCGGGACATGGAGAACAACGGCATTCATCTTCCAGACGCGCAACGCGCCAAGGTGACTGAGATGAACATCGAAAAGGAAGAACTGGCGATGCGCTTCTTGACGGAGCAGGGCTCCTCAAACCCTTTCAGCTCTCTCCGCTACCTTCTGCAGTGCCGCTACGAGCTGGCCCAACTGCTAGGGTTTGAGAGCTacgccgagcagcagctacgCGGGACGATGCTGGAGAATCAGCAGAACGTGTGGCACTTCTTGTGTAGCATCGCGAGCAAGTACCGTTcgcaggcggaggcggaggcagagatCATTCGTAAACACGTTGGTGAGGTGCGCAATCGTGTCAACATCACCGACGAATTTCGCGCCCGTGTGGCGGCTTCGATACGGCGTGATGCGGAGCCGGAGAATGCGCTGGAGTACTTCTCTGTCGCGAACTGCGTTCGCGGCATTCAATGCCTCTGCTCAGAGGTCTTTGGCGtgaagctggaggaggtcCCCTTGAACCCGGAAGAGATCATCAATGACAGTGCCAAGAAGTTTCACGTGTACGATGAGCACAAGAAGTTTCTCGGCGTGATTGTGCTGGACATGTACATGAACGAGATGAAGTACTGCCAGGCTGGTCACTTGACGCTGCAACTAGGCTGCGTGCCACACCAAGAGGCCCTCGCCACGGTTGGGCTGCGCTTACCGAAGCGGCAGTACCCGGTAGTTGTCCTGACAGCAAACGTTGGCGCGCTGAAGCCGGTGCAGCGTCGCCCCGATGGCACATACGATGATGAATCTACCTTAATGCAACCGAATGAGGTGACGACCGTTTTTCATGAGTTCGGCCACGCTATGCACACCATCTTTGGACAGACTCAGGTGCAGAACCTGGCCGGCACCCGCTCGAGCATCGACTATGTTGAGACGTTCTCGCAGCTGTTTGAGCAGTTTCTTTCGTCGCATGAGTTCTTGAAGCTGTGGGCGCACCGCATCAATACTCGTGAGCCGATCTCTTTCGACATTGTGCAGAAGCGCAACAATGCGGCGAACATGTTCAAACACCTGGATATGCTGGACCAGGTGGTACTCTCCGCAGTGGACCAAGCCTTGCACGGACCACAGCCGTTGACGGTGTACTTCCCGCACGGTGACCAGGGTCACGTGGGCAAACGCACGCTGGGGGACCTGGGCGACTACGGCCGCGGTGGTTTCAACATGGCCCGCGCACTCATTCAGGTGGCAAAGCCGCTCTCCGTTGCCGAGCCAACCGAAGCCGGTGTCCTGGGTACGCTGTCCTTCGAACACCTTTCTGGATACCCGGCCGGCTACTATGGCTACCTCTACAGCCTGAGCGTGGCGCGCCGAATCTGGACGAAAAAGTTTGAGCGTGACCCGCTCAACCGCGACGCTGGGCGTGAGCTAGTGGAGAAAGTGATGTGCCACGGTGCTGCCTGCGACCCACGGGAGACCATCGAGCACTATCTCGGCGATATCCTCACAGATATTGACATTTGGGCCTAA
- a CDS encoding asparaginase-like protein: protein MLYIHNRLAGATAMSRELSPEEDTSGAKVLLINMRSHQSDLLDQTQQSHVDHRRFFLDILNRNGDLQRPGVPRFDVMQLETLKLSVDHTHKDWMELAQLIKKEYHNYRGFVVESGSDSMVSTSTAISFLLENLGKPVVFTGSLIPGDRIYTDMKRNIILALAFASCTQLCEVCILFDEMLYRANRAIKTSRCSLRPFDSPHFPPIASMHGGVMTIHKVLLRPRPTGRLRIESELSTKVLTLVLGPGTPFEFFLAAIENTSAPALILCCYGCGNGPTRQDFMKRLLAKAKARDLVVVICTQNRYGVVMLSEYKAGRQLMDAGAISACDMTQEAAMVKLKYLFGLGMSSEQVRKSFAVDMRGEVSSPSAKL from the coding sequence ATGCTGTACATCCACAACCGCCTTGCAGGCGCCACAGCGATGAGTCGTGAACTCTCTCCTGAGGAAGACACGTCTGGAGCCAAGGTGCTCCTCATCAACATGCGCAGTCATCAGTCTGATCTGCTCGATCAAACGCAGCAGAGCCACGTGGACCATCGTAGATTTTTTCTGGACATTCTCAATCGCAACGGCGACTTGCAGAGACCAGGTGTGCCCCGCTTTGACGTAATGCAGCTGGAGACACTGAAACTCTCCGTggatcacacacacaaggacTGGATGGAGTTGGCGCAGCTCATAAAAAAGGAGTACCACAACTACCGCGGATTTGTAGTGGAGAGTGGGTCAGACAGCATGGTATCTACCTCTACAGCGATCAGCTTCTTGCTCGAAAACCTCGGCAAGCCAGTGGTCTTCACGGGCTCTCTCATCCCTGGTGATCGCATCTACACCGACATGAAGCGGAACATTATCCTCGCCTTGGCATTTGCCAGCTGTACGCAGCTCTGTGAAGTCTGCATTCTGTTTGATGAGATGCTCTACCGCGCAAATCGTGCCATCAAAACGAGTCGATGCAGCTTGCGCCCCTTCGACTCGCCCCACTTTCCCCCCATCGCATCGATGCACGGCGGCGTCATGACAATTCACAAGGTGCTGCTACGCCCGCGCCCTACCGGTCGACTGCGCATCGAGTCTGAGTTGTCCACAAAGGTGCTCACACTCGTGCTGGGGCCAGGGACGCCGTTCGAATTTTTCCTAGCCGCTATTGAGAATACAAGCGCTCCGGCGCTGATCCTTTGCTGCTACGGATGCGGTAATGGTCCGACCCGACAGGACTTTATGAAGCGCCTCCTCGCAAAGGCGAAGGCGCGCGACTTGGTGGTAGTGATTTGCACGCAGAACCGCTATGGGGTGGTGATGCTGTCCGAATACAAAGCGGGGCGTCAGCTCATGGACGCTGGGGCCATCAGTGCCTGTGACATGACACAGGAGGCGGCTATGGTGAAGCTGAAGTACTTGTTTGGTCTTGGCATGTCCTCGGAGCAGGTGCGTAAGTCCTTTGCTGTGGATATGCGCGGAGAAGTATCCTCACCGTCGGCAAAGCTGTGA